The Bacteroidota bacterium genome has a window encoding:
- the purS gene encoding phosphoribosylformylglycinamidine synthase subunit PurS — protein sequence MKYIAEINVMPHKNLLDPQGKAVTGGIHSLGMNEINNVRVGKRITLEIDADTETAAREKAETICKKLLANPVMEYFEVAVHTA from the coding sequence ATGAAATATATAGCCGAAATAAATGTAATGCCCCACAAAAACCTGTTAGACCCACAAGGCAAAGCCGTTACAGGTGGTATTCACAGCTTGGGAATGAATGAAATTAACAACGTGCGCGTGGGTAAACGCATCACTTTAGAAATTGATGCCGACACCGAAACTGCTGCCCGTGAAAAAGCAGAAACTATTTGCAAAAAATTGCTGGCCAACCCCGTAATGGAATATTTTGAGGTGGCTGTGCATACTGCATAA
- a CDS encoding M28 family peptidase: MRNFIFLVALLFAAPLTAQNIKYARNAINTLCSDAYQGRGYVKNGDGKAAEFIYKELKKLKGFEVQYQPFAFTVNSFPSKMEVTVDGKKLKAGTDYMVTPECPTIKGNYKVIVATHTIFETETAYKAFIQNLSTDAASYLVVIDTLPANLSAEASGRLKSLKANTVKVAGFINLTNKKLMWSVGTEQAATAELMVVDKAFDRQAKKIKLNITAELKPHSTNNVLGFIKGTENPDSIIVLSAHYDHLGRMGKKTIFPGANDNASGVAIMLDLANYYSQHPPKCSMLFIGFAAEEAGLIGSYYYVNYPVYPLERMKFLINLDLIGTGEKGIMAVNGLEFTPEYNALTAINTEKGYLSSVQARGKAANSDHYWFTEKGVRAFFFYLMGDFPYYHDPEDRAEILPLTEYEDTFRLIRDFMEYLQQ, encoded by the coding sequence ATGCGTAATTTTATATTTTTAGTTGCTTTACTATTTGCCGCCCCACTAACGGCACAAAACATTAAGTATGCCCGCAACGCCATCAATACCTTGTGCAGTGATGCTTACCAAGGGCGTGGTTATGTAAAAAACGGCGACGGTAAAGCCGCTGAGTTTATTTATAAGGAGCTGAAAAAACTAAAGGGATTTGAGGTACAATACCAGCCTTTTGCGTTTACCGTGAATTCCTTCCCTTCGAAAATGGAGGTAACAGTTGACGGTAAAAAACTAAAGGCGGGAACGGACTACATGGTAACGCCTGAATGCCCAACGATAAAAGGTAATTACAAGGTTATAGTAGCCACGCATACTATTTTTGAAACAGAAACCGCCTATAAAGCCTTTATACAAAATTTAAGTACTGATGCAGCCTCTTATTTGGTGGTTATTGATACGTTGCCGGCTAATTTGAGTGCAGAAGCTTCTGGTCGTCTAAAATCACTAAAAGCAAACACCGTAAAGGTTGCGGGTTTTATTAATCTGACCAATAAAAAATTAATGTGGTCAGTTGGCACCGAGCAAGCAGCCACCGCTGAACTAATGGTGGTAGACAAGGCCTTTGACCGACAGGCTAAAAAAATAAAACTGAATATTACAGCTGAATTAAAACCCCACAGTACCAACAACGTATTGGGTTTTATAAAAGGCACTGAAAACCCCGACAGTATTATCGTTTTAAGTGCCCACTACGACCACTTGGGGCGCATGGGTAAAAAAACAATTTTTCCGGGGGCTAATGACAATGCCAGCGGCGTTGCGATTATGCTTGATTTGGCCAATTACTATAGCCAGCACCCGCCAAAATGTTCGATGCTTTTTATTGGGTTTGCGGCTGAAGAGGCAGGACTCATCGGCAGCTATTATTACGTGAACTATCCCGTTTACCCGTTAGAACGAATGAAGTTTTTAATAAACCTTGATTTGATTGGCACGGGTGAGAAAGGAATAATGGCAGTGAACGGTTTAGAGTTTACCCCTGAGTATAACGCGCTGACGGCCATTAATACCGAAAAGGGGTATTTATCATCGGTACAGGCAAGGGGAAAAGCCGCCAACAGCGACCATTACTGGTTTACTGAAAAAGGGGTTCGGGCTTTCTTTTTTTATTTGATGGGAGATTTCCCGTATTACCACGACCCCGAAGACCGTGCTGAAATTTTACCTCTAACAGAGTACGAGGATACTTTCAGGCTTATCCGCGATTTCATGGAGTACTTACAACAGTAA
- the msrB gene encoding peptide-methionine (R)-S-oxide reductase MsrB, which yields MKIIQGIVVIIIVIFSASCAKKSVQVAKTEQTGQVQKAEEEWRKQLTEDEYKVLREKATEIPYTGEYDQFWDSGVYVCKACGNELFYSATKFDAGCGWPSFFKAIDSSKIKTMPDYSHGMKRIEVQCARCSGHLGHVFDDGPDTTGLRYCINSISLGFEKK from the coding sequence ATGAAAATTATACAAGGCATAGTTGTGATAATAATTGTGATTTTTTCAGCTTCGTGTGCTAAAAAATCAGTTCAGGTTGCAAAAACCGAACAGACCGGACAGGTACAAAAAGCTGAGGAAGAGTGGCGCAAGCAACTTACCGAAGATGAATATAAAGTGTTGCGTGAAAAAGCCACCGAGATACCTTATACAGGTGAATACGACCAGTTTTGGGATTCGGGGGTGTATGTATGCAAAGCCTGTGGAAATGAGTTGTTTTATTCTGCTACAAAGTTTGATGCGGGATGCGGTTGGCCCAGCTTTTTTAAAGCGATAGACAGTAGTAAAATTAAAACCATGCCTGATTATTCACACGGTATGAAACGCATTGAGGTGCAGTGTGCCCGTTGCAGCGGTCATTTAGGCCATGTGTTTGATGATGGACCCGATACCACAGGCTTGCGGTATTGTATTAATTCTATTTCGCTGGGGTTTGAAAAGAAGTAG
- a CDS encoding fasciclin domain-containing protein, translating to MKNLTMNLKKTLLVTAFAIAGLAAATAQTTKVGGQEMYPNKDIIDNAVNSADHTTLVAAVKAGGLVETLKGTGPFTVFAPTNDAFENLPAGTVETLLKPENKATLVGVLTYHVVAGNYDFDALKKLIKKGNGKATLKTVAGGELTFMMNGDFNITVTDAKGNTANISTYNVKQSNGVIHVVDKVLLP from the coding sequence ATGAAAAACTTGACAATGAATTTGAAGAAAACCCTACTGGTAACTGCATTTGCAATAGCCGGACTTGCAGCCGCAACTGCCCAAACTACCAAAGTGGGCGGCCAGGAAATGTACCCTAACAAAGATATTATTGACAATGCTGTAAACTCTGCCGACCACACTACGTTGGTAGCTGCTGTAAAAGCAGGCGGTTTGGTAGAAACCTTAAAAGGCACAGGGCCGTTTACCGTATTTGCTCCCACCAACGATGCGTTTGAAAACTTACCTGCCGGTACTGTTGAAACACTTTTGAAACCTGAAAACAAAGCTACATTAGTAGGCGTGCTTACTTACCACGTGGTAGCAGGCAATTATGATTTTGATGCGCTAAAAAAACTAATCAAAAAAGGAAACGGTAAAGCAACCCTGAAAACCGTTGCCGGTGGTGAACTTACCTTTATGATGAACGGTGACTTTAACATTACTGTTACCGATGCCAAAGGCAACACTGCAAACATTAGCACCTATAATGTGAAACAATCTAACGGTGTGATACACGTAGTAGACAAAGTTCTATTGCCATAA
- a CDS encoding DUF4175 domain-containing protein has product MAQGTNYEILIAKLDEFIRKYYKNKLIRGTIYTIGILLLAFLAASVLEYYGRLNSAWRGILFFGTLGLTGYVLTRFIFIPLAKLYRIGQLISYEQASAIIGQHFTDVQDKLLNTLQLKHSADNAHTQSALIEASINQKIAELQPVPFKAAINLNANYKYAKYALIPLLLFIVVLFTNSRIITEGTNRIVNYGTFFEKQAPFTFSILNKALQTMQNEDFVLKLKVSGDELPAEVFLEIDGNRFKMEKDDKLNFSYTFKNLQKTTDFRFFASEYYSKESSIKVLPKPLVSGFQTVLEYPAYLGKASETIQNAGDLTLPQGTVVKWKFTTRNAEQLNVKFKDTLLQILPKNGNRFEFSRRFMGENYYIVKAANSEVSSNDSVLYNITVIPDAYPTIKVEETRDSFSTKLVYFAGEAADDYGINRITFNYKFLKSEDPVKKSQPMQTIGISSTGAQDRRFYHIWDLAQINLQPAEEIEYYFEVFDNDGVNGIKSTKSMVKTFRAPTLKEIEADITQSSEALKDKMTEAMEQTKKIDKQIRDLQKKLVEKKNLTWEDKKQIEDLLKKQRDLEKQIEELKMENLEKNIKENEYKKLDQEMLDKQKELNKLFDEVFDDKMKEMMKQLEQLMQQENKDQLKEELDKMELNTKDANKQLDRMLELYKQMEVEKKFDEALEKMDELADKQENLADETEKQPDATKDPEKQKELEQKQEELNQEFKDLQKDIDALEKLNEELEEPKELGLDEKDMEEVEKDMEGSKKDLEKKDNKEATKKQRKAAKKMKEKKEELQQQMEAKDKEQHVEDYNTLREIMDNLVELSFEQEKVMEAMRSVTGYNPQLVELTQKQRKIKDDAKIIEDSLLALSKRVVQMRTYINKEVGEMNANMDKSLKSLGLRQIQLGRSYQQYVMTNMNNLAVMLSEVLKNMQEDMSGQSGKGKQQDNNARKKKKKGKDASALRQMQEELNKQLKDMKEGKNKGKGDKGKDGDKGKDGEKNKGENGKNGQGKNGQGENGEEGEGGMSSKDWAKMAAQQEALRRYLSELEKQLKEEGGEGALGDLKKTQEMMEEVEKDLVNKKLTLETLKRQQEILTRMLEHERAEKERETDNQRKSNEGKELERKLPPSVEEYLKQKNREQELLKTIPPNLKDYYKNKTREYFKEIGGE; this is encoded by the coding sequence ATGGCACAAGGCACTAATTATGAAATACTGATAGCCAAGCTGGATGAGTTTATACGCAAGTATTACAAAAACAAACTCATACGCGGAACTATATATACCATAGGCATACTGCTGCTGGCCTTTTTGGCAGCATCGGTACTTGAGTACTACGGACGTTTGAACAGCGCGTGGCGCGGTATTTTGTTTTTCGGCACACTGGGGCTTACCGGTTATGTGCTTACCCGTTTCATTTTTATTCCTCTTGCCAAACTATACCGCATCGGTCAGTTAATCAGTTACGAGCAAGCCTCAGCCATTATCGGCCAGCACTTTACTGATGTTCAGGATAAACTGCTAAACACCCTGCAACTGAAACACAGTGCTGATAACGCCCACACACAATCAGCGTTGATAGAAGCCAGTATCAACCAAAAAATTGCCGAATTACAGCCCGTCCCCTTTAAAGCCGCCATTAACCTCAACGCCAACTATAAATACGCCAAATACGCTCTTATCCCCTTATTGCTGTTCATTGTCGTGCTGTTTACCAACAGCCGCATTATTACCGAGGGAACCAACCGCATAGTTAACTACGGGACATTTTTTGAAAAACAAGCCCCGTTTACCTTCAGCATTTTGAACAAAGCCCTGCAAACCATGCAAAACGAGGACTTTGTATTGAAACTGAAAGTAAGTGGTGATGAATTGCCCGCCGAAGTGTTTTTGGAGATTGACGGTAACCGCTTTAAAATGGAGAAAGACGACAAGCTAAACTTTAGCTACACGTTTAAAAACCTACAAAAAACTACTGATTTCCGATTTTTTGCCAGCGAATACTACTCAAAAGAAAGCAGTATAAAAGTGCTGCCTAAGCCTTTGGTAAGCGGTTTCCAAACTGTTTTGGAATACCCGGCTTATTTAGGCAAAGCTTCTGAAACCATACAAAATGCAGGCGACCTTACCCTGCCTCAAGGCACTGTGGTAAAATGGAAATTTACCACCCGTAATGCCGAGCAATTAAACGTTAAATTTAAAGACACTCTTTTACAAATACTGCCCAAAAACGGCAACCGTTTTGAGTTTTCGCGCCGCTTTATGGGTGAAAATTATTACATTGTAAAAGCCGCTAACAGCGAGGTAAGCAGCAACGATTCGGTATTGTACAACATTACCGTAATACCCGATGCTTACCCCACCATTAAAGTAGAGGAAACCCGCGACAGCTTTAGTACCAAGCTGGTGTATTTTGCCGGAGAAGCCGCCGATGATTACGGCATCAACCGCATTACTTTCAATTACAAGTTTTTGAAAAGCGAAGACCCTGTGAAAAAGAGCCAACCCATGCAAACCATCGGGATTAGCTCAACAGGGGCACAAGACCGCCGCTTCTACCACATTTGGGATTTGGCGCAGATAAACCTGCAGCCTGCCGAAGAAATTGAATACTACTTTGAGGTGTTTGATAACGATGGTGTGAACGGAATAAAAAGCACCAAAAGCATGGTGAAAACCTTCCGTGCACCTACCCTAAAAGAGATTGAGGCCGATATTACCCAAAGCAGCGAGGCATTGAAAGATAAGATGACCGAGGCGATGGAGCAAACCAAGAAGATTGATAAACAAATACGCGACCTGCAAAAGAAACTGGTTGAAAAGAAAAATCTTACTTGGGAGGACAAGAAGCAGATTGAGGATTTATTGAAAAAGCAACGCGACCTTGAAAAGCAGATTGAAGAATTGAAGATGGAGAACCTTGAGAAGAACATCAAGGAGAACGAATATAAGAAGCTGGACCAAGAGATGCTGGATAAGCAAAAGGAACTGAACAAGCTGTTTGACGAGGTATTTGACGACAAGATGAAGGAGATGATGAAACAACTTGAACAACTGATGCAGCAGGAAAATAAAGACCAGTTGAAAGAAGAGTTGGACAAGATGGAGTTGAACACCAAAGATGCCAACAAACAACTTGACCGTATGCTGGAGTTGTACAAGCAAATGGAGGTAGAGAAGAAGTTTGACGAGGCTTTGGAAAAAATGGATGAACTGGCCGACAAGCAGGAAAACCTTGCGGATGAAACTGAAAAGCAACCCGATGCAACCAAAGACCCTGAAAAACAAAAAGAACTGGAGCAAAAGCAAGAAGAGCTGAATCAGGAGTTTAAAGACCTGCAAAAAGATATTGATGCGCTTGAAAAACTGAACGAAGAGTTGGAAGAACCCAAAGAGTTGGGGTTGGATGAGAAGGATATGGAAGAGGTTGAGAAGGACATGGAGGGCAGTAAGAAAGACCTTGAAAAGAAAGACAACAAAGAGGCTACAAAAAAACAACGCAAGGCTGCCAAAAAGATGAAGGAGAAAAAAGAGGAGTTGCAACAGCAGATGGAGGCCAAAGACAAAGAGCAACACGTTGAAGACTACAACACCTTGCGCGAGATAATGGACAATTTGGTTGAGCTTTCGTTTGAGCAAGAGAAGGTAATGGAGGCCATGCGTAGCGTTACAGGCTACAACCCGCAGCTGGTGGAGCTTACTCAAAAACAACGCAAAATAAAAGACGATGCAAAGATTATTGAAGACAGCTTGCTGGCTTTGAGCAAACGTGTGGTGCAAATGCGGACTTATATCAACAAGGAAGTGGGCGAAATGAACGCCAACATGGATAAATCGTTGAAATCATTAGGATTGCGCCAAATACAGTTGGGCAGAAGCTACCAGCAGTATGTGATGACCAATATGAACAATCTTGCCGTGATGTTGAGCGAAGTGCTGAAGAATATGCAGGAAGACATGAGCGGACAAAGCGGCAAAGGCAAACAACAGGATAATAATGCCCGCAAAAAGAAGAAAAAAGGCAAAGACGCTTCCGCACTACGCCAAATGCAGGAAGAGCTGAATAAGCAGTTGAAAGACATGAAGGAGGGCAAAAACAAAGGCAAGGGCGATAAAGGTAAAGATGGAGATAAAGGCAAGGACGGGGAGAAAAACAAAGGCGAAAACGGCAAAAACGGACAGGGCAAAAACGGACAGGGCGAGAACGGAGAAGAAGGCGAAGGCGGCATGAGCAGCAAGGATTGGGCTAAAATGGCCGCCCAGCAAGAAGCTTTGCGCCGTTACCTGAGCGAATTGGAGAAACAACTGAAAGAAGAAGGAGGAGAAGGTGCTTTGGGCGATTTGAAGAAAACGCAGGAAATGATGGAAGAAGTGGAAAAGGATTTGGTAAACAAAAAACTAACCCTTGAAACACTGAAACGCCAGCAAGAGATACTTACCCGTATGTTGGAACACGAACGCGCCGAAAAAGAACGCGAAACCGATAACCAGCGTAAGAGCAACGAGGGTAAAGAACTGGAACGCAAACTGCCTCCAAGCGTTGAAGAATACCTGAAACAAAAGAACCGCGAGCAGGAATTGCTAAAAACCATTCCGCCTAATTTGAAGGATTATTATAAAAACAAAACCCGCGAGTACTTTAAAGAAATTGGCGGCGAATAA
- a CDS encoding NUDIX hydrolase produces MNAPQNIKVAVDAVVFGYSKSDGVSVLLVQRKYGDYKGNWALPGGFVHTDESLEDAVHRELAEETGISVNYLEQLYTFGNPNRDSRYRVVSVAYFALVKSADYQKLKASTDAENAQWFNIKELPSLAFDHAEILQTGINRVRAKIRYQPIGFELLDKKFPFADLERLYTTLLDREIDRRNFSKKVMALGILDATNEIAKSEGAGRPGKLFSFNKQRYQQLEKDGINFEI; encoded by the coding sequence ATGAATGCACCCCAAAATATAAAAGTGGCTGTTGATGCCGTTGTTTTTGGCTACTCAAAAAGCGACGGAGTATCGGTATTGCTGGTGCAGCGCAAATATGGCGACTATAAAGGCAACTGGGCACTGCCGGGTGGCTTTGTGCATACGGATGAAAGCCTTGAAGATGCCGTGCACCGCGAACTTGCCGAGGAAACAGGTATTAGTGTGAACTACCTTGAGCAGTTGTACACGTTTGGCAACCCTAACCGCGACTCACGCTACAGGGTGGTTTCGGTGGCTTATTTTGCATTGGTTAAATCAGCCGATTATCAAAAATTAAAAGCCAGTACCGATGCTGAAAACGCGCAGTGGTTTAATATAAAAGAACTGCCTTCGTTGGCGTTTGACCATGCTGAAATTTTGCAAACGGGTATTAACCGTGTACGGGCTAAAATACGGTACCAACCCATTGGGTTTGAGTTGCTGGATAAGAAGTTTCCCTTTGCTGATTTGGAAAGATTGTACACTACTTTGCTGGATAGGGAGATTGACCGACGCAATTTCTCAAAAAAGGTGATGGCATTGGGAATTTTAGATGCTACCAACGAGATTGCTAAATCAGAAGGGGCAGGTCGCCCCGGTAAGCTGTTCAGCTTCAATAAACAACGCTACCAACAACTGGAAAAAGACGGAATAAACTTTGAGATTTAG
- a CDS encoding transferase — MYLLIPGRHQLLTNFQFNCINTLVQEGLQGQKDVYGNPITIQEPIEAVIFAVTSANHSNTRRNPLPFYLRAISIQGFGNQLTIPVYIYGVDDVGNLPNFASYTTKRIRHDSDLQLDINPSNTAVICSTPVLKMYAELGYTILPAELTNINTWEYKAPMPWDIVERIANSENWTKDAWISEHIHPASQKVWTQYALGEKVQLLFKDAMIGNDGDLTETRDYNVYVRQMDEIAEMKFDDTARYIQQGRIGDIGCAVGSWIRLACKQEKLRESDFYGVEVSRYLFELCQQRKLNGEFANPFVFFSQKNAVTGLVFEPNSMNTIHTSSLTHEIESYGSREDLLQFIKNRFAELASGGVWINRDVVAPYNKHREVYLWLNDTDGHGHDVFKEVEERKELSAHLRGLSTYARFLRFANDFRATEGYKLEYTMKEVDGKKFAVTSLQNAAEFMSRKDYTDNWRSEMHETFCFWDFDEWQQQLKDAGFVIHPESAAYTNEWIAEHRWKDKVALFELENGNLVPISYPPTTMILIGEKQ, encoded by the coding sequence ATGTACTTGTTAATACCCGGCCGTCACCAACTGCTCACCAATTTCCAGTTCAATTGTATCAATACCCTTGTGCAAGAAGGGTTACAAGGTCAAAAGGATGTATATGGAAACCCCATTACCATACAAGAACCCATTGAGGCAGTAATTTTTGCCGTAACATCGGCCAACCACAGCAATACGCGCCGTAATCCCCTACCCTTTTACCTTCGGGCAATTTCGATACAAGGTTTCGGCAACCAACTTACAATACCCGTGTACATATATGGGGTAGATGATGTAGGCAACCTACCCAATTTTGCCTCGTACACCACAAAACGCATTCGTCACGACAGCGATTTGCAACTGGATATCAATCCTTCCAACACAGCGGTAATCTGCTCTACCCCTGTACTAAAAATGTATGCGGAGTTAGGTTACACCATACTTCCGGCAGAGCTTACCAATATTAACACTTGGGAGTACAAAGCTCCTATGCCTTGGGACATTGTGGAGCGGATTGCCAATAGTGAAAACTGGACGAAAGACGCTTGGATTAGCGAGCATATTCATCCCGCATCCCAAAAAGTATGGACACAATATGCGCTGGGTGAAAAAGTACAGTTGTTGTTTAAAGATGCAATGATTGGCAACGATGGCGACCTGACGGAAACAAGGGATTATAACGTGTATGTGCGCCAAATGGATGAGATAGCCGAAATGAAGTTTGATGATACGGCAAGGTATATACAACAGGGACGTATTGGCGATATTGGTTGTGCGGTGGGCTCGTGGATACGATTGGCCTGCAAGCAGGAAAAATTGCGCGAAAGCGATTTTTACGGGGTAGAGGTTTCGAGGTATTTGTTTGAGTTGTGCCAACAACGCAAACTAAACGGTGAGTTTGCAAACCCCTTTGTGTTTTTCTCACAAAAGAATGCCGTTACAGGATTGGTGTTTGAGCCTAACAGCATGAATACCATCCACACTTCATCGCTTACGCATGAGATTGAATCGTACGGAAGCCGTGAAGATTTACTGCAATTTATTAAAAACAGGTTTGCAGAGCTTGCCTCGGGCGGGGTTTGGATAAACCGCGACGTGGTAGCCCCTTACAATAAACACCGCGAGGTATATCTGTGGCTGAACGATACAGACGGGCACGGCCATGATGTTTTTAAGGAGGTTGAAGAGCGAAAAGAGTTATCGGCCCACTTGCGCGGCCTATCTACCTATGCAAGGTTTTTACGATTTGCAAACGATTTTAGAGCCACCGAAGGCTATAAACTGGAATATACCATGAAAGAGGTTGACGGTAAAAAGTTTGCCGTAACCAGCCTGCAAAATGCTGCCGAGTTTATGAGCCGAAAAGACTATACGGATAACTGGCGTAGCGAAATGCACGAAACGTTTTGTTTTTGGGATTTTGACGAGTGGCAACAGCAATTAAAAGACGCCGGGTTTGTCATCCATCCCGAATCGGCGGCTTATACCAACGAGTGGATTGCCGAACACAGATGGAAAGACAAAGTAGCGTTGTTTGAACTTGAAAACGGAAACCTTGTACCCATAAGTTACCCGCCAACCACCATGATATTGATTGGCGAAAAACAATAA
- a CDS encoding response regulator transcription factor, with protein sequence MNTHTIRIAIADDEALFRTGVAALLRGEEDFEIIFEAENGKVLIEKLPQYPLPDLVLMDLKMPELNGVESTKEIRKRYPQIKIIALSSYFSKSFVINMIDAGVSAYLSKDSSSKQVIDAIRGVMENGYYYDEVVMKLINENMLQGNKTPVKSVFDNLYLTKKEKEVLTLICAQYTTQEIADKLFVSPRTVDGHRNNLLQKTNCKNTAGLVIFAIQNGIVDIEDLNPL encoded by the coding sequence ATGAACACACACACTATCCGCATAGCCATTGCTGACGATGAAGCCCTGTTTAGAACAGGAGTAGCCGCCCTACTAAGGGGCGAAGAAGATTTTGAAATTATTTTTGAAGCCGAGAACGGTAAGGTGCTGATTGAAAAACTACCGCAATACCCTTTGCCTGATTTGGTGCTTATGGACTTGAAAATGCCCGAACTGAACGGCGTTGAGAGTACCAAAGAGATTAGGAAACGCTATCCGCAAATTAAGATTATTGCCCTTAGCAGTTATTTTAGTAAATCGTTTGTTATAAATATGATTGATGCGGGGGTATCGGCCTATTTATCAAAAGATAGCAGCAGCAAACAGGTAATAGATGCCATACGCGGGGTGATGGAAAACGGTTATTACTACGATGAGGTGGTGATGAAGCTGATTAACGAAAATATGCTGCAAGGCAACAAAACGCCTGTAAAAAGCGTATTTGATAATCTATACCTCACCAAAAAAGAGAAGGAAGTACTTACCCTTATTTGTGCTCAATATACCACGCAGGAAATAGCCGATAAACTATTTGTAAGTCCCCGCACGGTAGATGGGCACCGCAACAACTTGTTGCAAAAAACTAACTGTAAAAACACAGCCGGGCTGGTTATTTTCGCCATCCAAAACGGTATTGTCGATATCGAAGATTTAAATCCTTTGTAA
- a CDS encoding sensor histidine kinase, protein MENPIPGQENIINLIVFFVLMALLLALTVVFIYTFSKKKILSEEIKRNELELKHKTQMLHAVLMAQEEERRNIARDLHDDIGAALTIIYQNASRLADEIGPKPVLADGILSLTSKTIQSTRQISHKLLPPVLEKFGLGAALKELFEDVAVGGGVETKCEVEINESHFSEEQQLNIFRISQELVNNSLKHGKATQLSLELAESDKGLYYSYRDNGKGFDLEKASKGLGLKNIENRAEMLNASLKFKTEEGKGMGVLLLIKYTL, encoded by the coding sequence ATGGAAAACCCTATACCCGGCCAAGAGAATATTATAAACCTTATTGTGTTTTTTGTATTAATGGCATTGCTGTTGGCCTTAACGGTGGTGTTTATTTATACATTTTCTAAAAAGAAAATCTTAAGCGAAGAGATAAAACGCAACGAGCTGGAGCTGAAACACAAAACGCAAATGCTGCACGCGGTGCTGATGGCGCAAGAAGAAGAGAGAAGAAACATAGCCCGCGATTTGCACGACGATATTGGGGCGGCACTTACCATTATTTATCAAAATGCCAGCCGCCTTGCTGATGAAATAGGACCCAAACCGGTTTTGGCCGACGGTATTTTGTCGCTCACTTCCAAAACCATACAAAGCACCCGCCAGATTTCGCACAAACTATTGCCGCCCGTGTTAGAGAAATTCGGTTTGGGCGCAGCGCTTAAAGAACTGTTTGAAGATGTGGCGGTAGGTGGCGGAGTGGAGACCAAATGTGAGGTTGAGATAAACGAAAGCCATTTTAGTGAAGAACAACAGCTAAATATTTTCAGAATTTCGCAAGAGTTGGTAAACAACTCGCTGAAACATGGAAAAGCCACCCAACTAAGCCTTGAATTGGCCGAAAGTGATAAGGGGTTGTATTACTCGTATCGGGATAACGGCAAAGGGTTTGATTTAGAAAAAGCAAGCAAAGGTCTTGGTTTGAAAAACATTGAAAACCGCGCCGAAATGCTGAATGCTTCTCTGAAATTTAAAACAGAAGAAGGTAAAGGAATGGGTGTATTATTGCTTATTAAATACACGCTATGA